One region of Bosea sp. 29B genomic DNA includes:
- a CDS encoding TRAP transporter substrate-binding protein, with amino-acid sequence MTSEATKTRANRRNFLKVAGLAGAGAIAMPQVSQAQTVTWKFQSTWPTKDIFHEFAGDFAKRVNDMSGGRLKIDVLAAGAVVPAFQMQDAVAAGILDGGHGVSAYWYGKNKAFSLFGTPPALGWDATNFLGWMNHGGGYDLYNDLVQNQLKLNLVGFFSGPMPCQPLGWFKKELKTADDFKGLKYRTVGLAADLMREMGAAVTILAGGEIVPALERGVIDGAEFNNPSSDSILGFQDVAKVYMLQSYHQAAESFELLFNKTKFDALSPEQKAIIKYSAESASSDMIWKALDRYSRDLEMLRGKGVNVVATPEAILKAQLAAWDKVLEKLGGESPFFKKVVDSQKDWVKRTVSYQRVNEPSRDLAFNHFFKS; translated from the coding sequence ATGACGTCCGAAGCGACGAAGACGCGTGCCAATCGACGCAACTTCCTGAAGGTTGCGGGCCTTGCTGGTGCCGGCGCCATCGCGATGCCGCAAGTCAGCCAGGCGCAGACCGTGACCTGGAAGTTCCAGTCGACCTGGCCGACCAAGGACATCTTCCACGAATTCGCCGGCGACTTCGCCAAGCGGGTCAACGACATGTCCGGCGGGCGCCTGAAGATCGACGTGCTCGCGGCCGGCGCCGTCGTGCCGGCCTTCCAGATGCAGGATGCGGTCGCGGCTGGCATCCTCGACGGCGGCCATGGCGTTTCCGCCTACTGGTACGGCAAGAACAAGGCGTTCTCGCTGTTCGGGACGCCGCCGGCCCTGGGCTGGGACGCCACCAACTTCCTCGGCTGGATGAACCATGGCGGCGGCTATGATCTCTATAACGATCTCGTCCAGAACCAGCTCAAGCTCAATCTGGTCGGCTTCTTCTCGGGGCCGATGCCGTGTCAGCCGCTCGGCTGGTTCAAGAAGGAATTGAAGACCGCCGACGACTTCAAGGGCCTGAAATACCGCACCGTCGGCCTCGCCGCCGACCTGATGCGCGAGATGGGGGCGGCGGTCACCATCCTCGCCGGCGGCGAGATCGTGCCGGCGCTGGAGCGTGGCGTCATCGACGGCGCCGAGTTCAACAACCCGTCCTCGGACTCGATCCTCGGCTTCCAGGACGTCGCCAAGGTCTACATGCTGCAGAGCTATCATCAGGCGGCGGAGAGCTTCGAACTGCTCTTCAACAAGACCAAGTTCGACGCGCTCTCGCCCGAGCAGAAGGCGATCATCAAGTACTCGGCTGAATCGGCCTCCTCCGACATGATCTGGAAGGCGCTCGACCGCTATTCCAGGGATCTCGAGATGCTGCGGGGCAAAGGTGTCAACGTCGTCGCGACGCCGGAAGCGATCCTGAAGGCGCAGCTCGCCGCCTGGGACAAGGTGCTGGAAAAGCTTGGCGGCGAGAGCCCCTTCTTCAAGAAGGTGGTCGACAGCCAGAAGGACTGGGTCAAGCGCACCGTGTCCTATCAGCGCGTCAACGAGCCCTCGCGCGACCTCGCCTTCAACCACTTCTTCAAGAGCTGA
- a CDS encoding DUF6481 family protein — MKNPNDRHFTDRQANSANAKKALLERFKKRPGPDDPVMVQRRAEREAIAAARAERDAKKEAERLEAERIAAIEQAAREEAERLAEIEREVQRKAEQAKRDAERPRRVLLEAVQYMEMRVAGKRR; from the coding sequence TTGAAGAACCCGAACGACCGCCATTTCACTGATCGCCAGGCCAATTCCGCGAATGCGAAGAAGGCCCTGCTGGAGCGCTTCAAGAAGCGTCCCGGACCAGACGATCCGGTGATGGTGCAGCGTCGGGCCGAGCGCGAGGCGATCGCCGCCGCGCGGGCCGAGCGCGATGCCAAGAAGGAAGCCGAGCGCCTGGAGGCCGAGCGTATCGCCGCCATCGAGCAGGCTGCGCGCGAGGAGGCCGAGCGCCTGGCCGAAATCGAGCGCGAGGTGCAGCGCAAGGCCGAGCAGGCCAAGCGCGATGCCGAGCGGCCGCGTCGCGTCCTGCTCGAGGCCGTGCAATACATGGAGATGCGGGTCGCCGGTAAGCGCCGCTGA
- the rpsU gene encoding 30S ribosomal protein S21, protein MQVLVRDNNVDQAIRVLKKKLQREGVFREMKRRASYEKPSEQRAREKAEAVRRARKLARKQAQREGLIAAPKPKVLKPRAASAAAPR, encoded by the coding sequence ATGCAGGTTCTCGTGCGCGACAACAATGTCGATCAGGCCATTCGCGTTCTGAAGAAGAAATTGCAGCGCGAAGGCGTGTTCCGCGAGATGAAGCGTCGCGCTTCCTATGAGAAGCCGTCCGAGCAGCGTGCTCGCGAGAAGGCCGAGGCCGTCCGCCGCGCCCGCAAGCTCGCCCGCAAGCAGGCTCAGCGCGAAGGTCTGATCGCCGCGCCGAAGCCGAAGGTGCTCAAGCCCCGCGCTGCCAGCGCAGCGGCCCCGCGCTGA
- the proB gene encoding glutamate 5-kinase, protein MNLPALDQFRRIVVKVGSSLLVDRAQGRLRHAWLAALAEDLAELHGRGADVLVVSSGAIALGRTVLKLPAGPLRLEESQASAAVGQIALARNWSEALGHHGLNAGQILLTLADTEERRRYLNARATLGRLLDLRAVPVINENDTVATSEIRYGDNDRLAARVATMAGADLLVLFSDIDGLYTAPPLSSPDARHIPVIAAITPAIEAMAGGAASELSRGGMRTKIEAGKIATAGGAHMLIADGRAKNPLRAVAQGARCSWFLSASTPATARKTWIAGSLEPRGTLHVDDGAARALRGGASLLPVGVTRIEGTFSRGDAVMIRTSDGSELGRGLVAYDADEAVRVLGKASRDIEAVLGYPGRAEMIHRDDMALRLGYDPDA, encoded by the coding sequence GTGAACCTGCCTGCCCTCGATCAGTTCCGCCGCATCGTCGTCAAGGTCGGCTCCTCCCTGCTCGTCGACCGGGCGCAGGGTCGCCTGCGCCATGCCTGGCTCGCGGCGCTCGCCGAGGATCTCGCCGAACTGCATGGCCGCGGCGCCGATGTGCTCGTCGTCTCCTCCGGCGCGATCGCGCTCGGCCGCACCGTGCTGAAGCTGCCGGCCGGCCCGCTCCGGCTCGAGGAAAGCCAGGCTTCGGCAGCGGTCGGCCAGATCGCGCTCGCCCGCAACTGGTCGGAAGCGCTCGGCCATCACGGGCTCAATGCCGGCCAGATCCTGCTCACCCTCGCCGACACCGAGGAGCGCCGGCGCTATCTGAATGCCCGCGCGACGCTGGGGCGCCTGCTCGATTTGCGCGCCGTCCCGGTGATCAACGAGAACGATACCGTCGCCACGTCCGAGATCCGCTATGGCGACAATGACCGGCTCGCCGCCCGCGTCGCCACCATGGCCGGGGCCGACCTCTTAGTGCTGTTCTCCGACATCGATGGTCTCTACACCGCTCCGCCCCTCTCCAGCCCGGACGCCAGGCATATCCCTGTCATCGCAGCGATCACGCCTGCGATCGAGGCGATGGCCGGCGGCGCTGCCTCCGAGCTTTCGCGCGGCGGCATGCGCACCAAGATCGAAGCCGGCAAGATCGCCACCGCCGGCGGCGCCCATATGCTGATCGCCGACGGCCGGGCCAAGAATCCGCTGCGCGCGGTCGCGCAGGGCGCGCGCTGCTCCTGGTTCCTCAGCGCCTCGACGCCCGCCACCGCCCGCAAGACCTGGATCGCCGGCTCGCTCGAACCGCGCGGTACGCTGCATGTCGACGACGGCGCCGCTCGCGCCCTGCGTGGCGGCGCCAGCCTGCTGCCGGTCGGCGTCACCCGGATCGAGGGCACCTTCAGCCGCGGCGACGCGGTGATGATCCGAACGAGTGATGGCAGCGAGCTTGGCCGCGGCCTCGTCGCCTATGACGCCGACGAGGCCGTGCGTGTGCTCGGCAAGGCCTCCCGCGATATCGAGGCCGTGCTCGGCTATCCCGGTCGCGCCGAGATGATTCACCGGGACGACATGGCGCTGCGCCTCGGCTACGATCCCGATGCCTAA
- a CDS encoding glutamate-5-semialdehyde dehydrogenase codes for MHGLGRGARAAARRVGTAPAEQRNRALAAMAEALRERAPAVLAANQLDLADARAAGLAASFIDRLALDDARLEAIAQAIADIAALPDPVGKVLANWTQPNGLIFERVATPLGVVAVIFESRPNVTADAGALCLKSGNVAILRAGSDSFRSSSEIAAAMQDGLAAAGLPREAIQLVPSRDRAAVGEILKGLDGNVDVVVPRGGKSLVARVQQEARVPVFAHLDGNNHVYVHAGADLAMARAILINAKLRRTGVCGAAETLLVDEACAATHLKPLVAALLDEGCAVRGDAATLAADPRVTPASEEDWRTEYLDRIIAVKTVPGLDAAITHIETYGSHHTDAIVTADEAAATRFLAEVDSAIVLHNASTQFADGGEFGFGAEIGIATGRMHARGPVGVEQLCSFKYRVHGQGQVRP; via the coding sequence ATGCACGGGCTCGGCCGGGGTGCCCGCGCTGCGGCGCGGCGCGTCGGAACAGCACCGGCCGAGCAGCGCAACCGCGCCCTCGCCGCGATGGCCGAGGCCCTGCGCGAGCGCGCTCCGGCGGTCCTCGCCGCCAATCAGCTGGATCTCGCCGATGCGCGCGCTGCCGGCCTCGCTGCTTCCTTCATCGACCGCCTCGCCTTGGACGATGCTCGCCTCGAAGCGATCGCCCAGGCCATCGCCGATATCGCCGCCTTGCCCGACCCGGTCGGCAAGGTGCTGGCAAACTGGACCCAGCCGAATGGTCTTATCTTCGAGCGCGTTGCTACGCCGCTCGGCGTCGTCGCGGTGATCTTCGAGAGCCGCCCCAATGTCACGGCGGACGCCGGCGCGCTCTGCCTGAAGAGCGGCAATGTCGCCATCCTGCGCGCCGGCTCCGACAGTTTCCGCAGCTCCAGCGAGATCGCTGCCGCCATGCAGGATGGCCTCGCAGCCGCTGGTCTGCCGCGCGAAGCGATCCAGCTCGTGCCCAGCCGCGACCGCGCCGCCGTGGGTGAAATCCTCAAGGGGCTCGACGGCAACGTCGACGTGGTCGTGCCGCGCGGCGGCAAGAGCCTGGTGGCGCGCGTCCAGCAAGAAGCGCGTGTGCCGGTCTTCGCCCATCTCGACGGCAACAACCATGTCTATGTCCATGCCGGGGCCGATCTCGCCATGGCCCGCGCGATCCTCATCAACGCCAAGCTGCGCCGCACGGGCGTCTGCGGCGCCGCCGAGACGCTGCTGGTCGACGAAGCCTGCGCGGCGACGCATCTGAAGCCACTGGTCGCCGCCTTGCTCGACGAGGGCTGCGCCGTGCGCGGCGACGCGGCGACGCTCGCCGCCGACCCGCGCGTCACACCGGCGAGCGAAGAGGATTGGCGCACCGAATATCTCGACCGCATCATCGCGGTGAAGACAGTGCCCGGCCTCGACGCGGCGATTACGCATATCGAGACCTATGGCTCGCACCACACCGACGCGATCGTGACTGCTGACGAGGCGGCTGCGACCCGCTTCCTCGCCGAGGTGGATTCGGCGATCGTGCTGCACAATGCCTCGACCCAGTTCGCCGATGGCGGCGAGTTCGGCTTCGGCGCCGAGATCGGCATCGCCACCGGCCGCATGCATGCGCGCGGCCCGGTCGGCGTCGAGCAACTCTGCTCCTTCAAATACCGAGTCCATGGCCAGGGTCAGGTCCGCCCGTGA
- a CDS encoding nicotinate-nucleotide adenylyltransferase encodes MSAEELRLPPHAPGLRIGLFGGTFNPAHDGHRMASLTALRRLQLDRVWWLVTPGNPLKDNHALPPLTQRIATARALANHGHINVTGIETTLRTRYTADTLRQLKRRCPGVRFVWIMGSDNLANFHRWNEWRAIARMMPIAVIDRPGSTHRSIASPAANWMARWRLSENQGAALPVRTPPAWIFLHGRRSDLSSTYLRELAETN; translated from the coding sequence GTGAGCGCCGAGGAGCTACGCCTGCCGCCGCACGCCCCCGGTCTGCGCATCGGGCTGTTCGGCGGCACCTTCAACCCCGCCCATGACGGCCACCGCATGGCGAGCCTGACGGCGCTGCGCCGGCTCCAGCTCGATCGCGTCTGGTGGCTGGTCACGCCCGGCAACCCGCTAAAAGACAATCACGCCTTGCCGCCGCTGACGCAGCGCATCGCAACGGCCCGTGCGCTCGCCAACCATGGCCACATCAACGTCACCGGCATCGAGACGACCCTGCGCACCCGCTACACAGCCGACACGCTGCGCCAGCTGAAGCGCCGCTGCCCCGGCGTACGCTTCGTCTGGATCATGGGCTCGGACAATCTCGCGAATTTCCATCGCTGGAACGAATGGCGCGCCATCGCCCGAATGATGCCGATCGCGGTGATCGACCGCCCCGGCTCGACCCATCGCTCGATCGCCTCGCCCGCTGCCAACTGGATGGCGCGCTGGCGTTTGTCGGAGAATCAGGGCGCGGCTCTGCCGGTGCGAACCCCGCCCGCTTGGATCTTCCTGCACGGCCGGCGCTCCGATCTATCCTCGACCTATCTGCGCGAACTCGCCGAAACCAATTGA
- the rsfS gene encoding ribosome silencing factor produces the protein MTENPAASSIALALQVLDDMKAEDATVIDLVGKTSLADAMIIASGRVNRHVASISDSLVEAFKKAGHETPKVEGFPACDWVLIDTGDLIIHIFRPEVRQFYNLEKMWGADRPRERLDG, from the coding sequence ATGACCGAGAACCCCGCCGCGAGCAGCATCGCGCTCGCCTTGCAGGTCCTGGACGACATGAAGGCCGAGGACGCCACCGTGATCGACCTCGTCGGCAAGACCTCGCTGGCCGACGCCATGATCATCGCCTCCGGCCGGGTCAACCGCCATGTCGCCTCGATCTCCGACAGCCTCGTCGAAGCCTTCAAGAAGGCCGGCCATGAGACGCCGAAGGTCGAGGGCTTTCCCGCCTGCGACTGGGTGCTGATCGACACCGGCGACCTGATCATCCACATCTTCCGTCCGGAAGTGCGCCAGTTCTACAATCTCGAGAAGATGTGGGGCGCCGATCGGCCGCGCGAGCGCCTCGACGGCTGA
- the rlmH gene encoding 23S rRNA (pseudouridine(1915)-N(3))-methyltransferase RlmH codes for MRLSVIAVGRLKDGPERDLCARYQERAQGLARGLGLSGPEVIELTEGRGRRTEERRREEAKLIGERLPPSGLVIALDERGRSLDSDAFANRLAAARDAGTPAATLLIGGADGLDAELRERAALVLSFGALTMPHQIVRALVLEQLYRAMTIMAGHPYHRA; via the coding sequence GTGCGCTTGTCGGTCATCGCGGTCGGCCGTCTCAAGGACGGGCCGGAACGTGATCTCTGCGCCCGCTATCAGGAACGCGCACAAGGCCTGGCCCGCGGGCTCGGCCTGAGTGGCCCTGAGGTCATCGAGCTCACTGAGGGCCGCGGTCGGCGCACCGAGGAACGCCGCCGCGAGGAGGCGAAGCTGATCGGCGAGCGCCTGCCGCCTTCCGGCCTCGTCATCGCCCTGGACGAGCGCGGCAGGAGCCTCGACAGCGACGCTTTCGCCAATCGCCTTGCGGCAGCGCGCGACGCCGGCACGCCGGCCGCGACCCTGCTGATCGGCGGCGCCGACGGGCTCGACGCCGAACTGCGCGAGCGTGCCGCGCTGGTGCTCTCCTTCGGTGCGCTGACCATGCCGCATCAGATCGTGCGTGCGCTCGTGCTCGAACAGCTCTATCGAGCGATGACGATCATGGCCGGACATCCTTATCATCGCGCATGA
- a CDS encoding peptidoglycan DD-metalloendopeptidase family protein yields MTRRSRLIRIARTLRLWPVLLCACLSAGHAAAQTAPAPESDQSARDTEQKREEKRAREAELKAIEERLAGSAEARAKLETEIAGIRADRTKLNQALLETTARTQAAEGRIAGLEQRLSLLQTSETAIRRSLESRRGLIGEVLAALQRIGRRPPPAVLVRPEDILEAVRASMLLGAVVPDLRQEITILGTDLAELVRLREAIAEERKSIAGEMEGLAGERRRLASLIEARRTRETSAAQDIEAQRAAGGELAAQARTLRDLVERIEKDISTANRAADAARRALEAETQEQRQRMAQLAFRDPARLAPKAAFQELRGMLPLPVAGSQLRGFGAADEVGAATRGISLSTRANAVVSSPSDGWVVYAGPFRSFGQLLILNAGNGYYVLLAGMQRIDVSLNQFVLAGEPVAVMGETAEAAATNVGAGTGEPVLYIEFRKDGVSIDPTPWWTKSQGEKARG; encoded by the coding sequence ATGACCCGCCGTTCCCGGCTGATTCGAATCGCACGCACGCTCCGGCTCTGGCCGGTGCTGCTTTGCGCCTGCCTGTCGGCCGGCCATGCAGCGGCTCAAACCGCCCCCGCCCCTGAATCCGACCAGAGCGCCCGCGACACCGAGCAGAAGCGCGAGGAGAAGCGCGCCCGCGAGGCCGAGCTCAAGGCGATCGAGGAGCGGCTCGCCGGCAGCGCCGAGGCTCGCGCCAAGCTTGAGACCGAGATCGCCGGCATCCGCGCCGACCGGACCAAGCTCAACCAGGCCCTGCTCGAGACCACCGCCCGAACCCAGGCCGCCGAAGGCCGCATCGCCGGGCTCGAACAGCGTCTCTCCCTGCTGCAGACCAGCGAGACGGCGATCAGGCGCTCGCTTGAGAGCCGGCGTGGCCTGATCGGCGAGGTATTGGCGGCGCTGCAGCGCATCGGCCGCCGGCCGCCGCCGGCCGTGCTGGTCCGCCCGGAGGACATTCTCGAAGCGGTGCGCGCCTCGATGCTGCTCGGCGCCGTCGTGCCCGATCTGCGCCAGGAGATCACCATCCTCGGCACCGATCTCGCCGAATTGGTGCGCTTGCGCGAAGCCATCGCCGAGGAGCGCAAGAGCATCGCCGGCGAGATGGAGGGGCTGGCGGGCGAGCGCCGTCGCCTGGCCTCGCTGATCGAAGCCAGGCGCACCCGCGAGACGAGCGCTGCCCAGGACATCGAGGCACAACGGGCCGCCGGCGGCGAACTCGCGGCGCAGGCAAGAACGCTGCGCGATCTCGTCGAGCGCATCGAAAAGGACATATCCACCGCCAATCGCGCCGCCGATGCCGCCCGCCGCGCGCTCGAAGCGGAGACCCAGGAGCAGCGCCAGCGCATGGCCCAGCTCGCCTTCCGTGATCCGGCCCGGCTCGCGCCCAAGGCGGCCTTCCAGGAATTGCGCGGCATGCTGCCCTTGCCGGTCGCCGGTTCACAATTGCGTGGATTTGGCGCGGCTGACGAAGTTGGCGCCGCAACGCGTGGAATTTCGCTTTCCACACGCGCCAATGCCGTGGTTTCGTCACCTTCCGATGGCTGGGTGGTCTATGCGGGGCCGTTCCGCTCCTTTGGCCAACTCTTGATCCTCAATGCCGGCAATGGTTACTATGTTCTTCTGGCGGGCATGCAGCGCATCGACGTATCGTTGAACCAGTTTGTGCTGGCCGGAGAGCCGGTCGCGGTGATGGGCGAGACTGCGGAAGCGGCCGCGACGAATGTGGGAGCGGGGACCGGCGAGCCGGTCCTCTATATCGAGTTCAGGAAAGACGGCGTCTCGATCGATCCGACGCCGTGGTGGACGAAATCGCAAGGCGAAAAGGCTCGCGGATGA
- a CDS encoding S41 family peptidase: protein MRKVSLVLVGAIAGAGLTGVVTQTKLFSSTSAVAASAEVYRSLNLFGDIFEKIRTDYVEKPDEQKLIEAAINGMVSSLDPHSGYLDAKSFRDMDIDMRGQFGGLGIEVTMENEVLKVAKPIRDTPAAKAGILAGDIIRKIDNDEVKGLSLNQAVEKMRGIINTQVKLTIERTGKTEPLEFTLTRSNIVVPAVEERVEGDVGYIRIGTFSEQTYEGLRKALDKVNAEIGFDKIKGYIIDLRNNRGGRLDQSVLVSDAFLERGKIVSTRGRNAEETQVFNAKSGDLTKGKPVVVLINGSSASAAEIVAGALQDHKRATVMGSRSFGKGSVQTVIRLGDNGGLRLTTARYYTPSGNSIQAKGITPDIEIIQDVPAELKDKVENKGEASLKGHLRNGDGKEEQAGSPSYVPIDPAKDTQLAAALNLLRGKKDVALPATPAPATPAPAPEAGKSDGEKKAD, encoded by the coding sequence ATGCGCAAGGTTTCTCTCGTTCTGGTCGGCGCCATCGCCGGCGCGGGGCTCACCGGTGTGGTGACCCAGACCAAGCTCTTCTCCTCGACCAGTGCGGTCGCGGCCTCGGCCGAGGTCTATCGCAGCCTCAACCTGTTCGGCGACATCTTCGAGAAGATCCGCACCGACTATGTCGAGAAGCCGGACGAGCAGAAGCTGATCGAGGCCGCCATCAACGGCATGGTCTCCTCGCTCGATCCGCACTCTGGCTATCTCGATGCCAAGAGCTTCCGCGACATGGACATCGACATGCGCGGCCAGTTCGGCGGGCTCGGCATCGAGGTGACGATGGAGAACGAGGTTCTCAAGGTCGCCAAGCCGATTCGCGACACGCCCGCCGCCAAGGCCGGCATCCTGGCCGGCGACATCATCCGCAAGATCGACAATGACGAGGTCAAGGGCCTCAGCCTGAACCAGGCCGTCGAGAAGATGCGCGGCATCATCAACACGCAGGTCAAGCTGACGATCGAGCGCACCGGCAAGACCGAGCCGCTGGAATTCACCCTGACCCGGTCGAACATCGTCGTCCCCGCTGTCGAGGAGCGCGTCGAGGGCGATGTCGGCTATATCCGCATCGGCACCTTCAGCGAGCAGACCTATGAGGGCCTGCGCAAGGCGCTCGACAAGGTCAACGCCGAGATCGGCTTCGACAAGATCAAGGGCTACATCATCGACCTGCGCAACAATCGCGGCGGGCGCCTCGACCAGTCGGTGCTGGTCTCCGATGCCTTCCTCGAGCGTGGCAAGATCGTCTCGACCCGCGGCCGCAACGCCGAGGAGACCCAGGTCTTCAACGCCAAGTCGGGTGATCTGACCAAGGGCAAGCCGGTCGTCGTGCTGATCAACGGCTCCTCGGCCTCCGCCGCCGAGATCGTCGCCGGCGCCCTGCAGGACCACAAGCGCGCCACCGTGATGGGTTCGCGCTCCTTCGGCAAGGGCTCGGTCCAGACCGTGATCCGCCTCGGCGACAATGGCGGCCTCAGGCTGACCACGGCGCGCTACTACACCCCGTCCGGCAACTCGATCCAGGCCAAGGGCATCACGCCCGACATCGAGATCATCCAGGACGTGCCGGCCGAGCTGAAGGACAAGGTCGAGAACAAGGGCGAGGCCTCGCTCAAGGGCCATCTGCGCAATGGCGACGGCAAGGAGGAGCAGGCCGGCTCGCCGTCCTATGTTCCGATCGATCCGGCCAAGGACACCCAGCTCGCCGCGGCGCTCAACCTGCTGCGCGGCAAGAAGGACGTTGCCCTGCCCGCAACGCCGGCGCCTGCCACGCCCGCCCCGGCCCCTGAGGCCGGCAAGTCCGACGGAGAAAAGAAGGCCGACTGA